Genomic window (Candidatus Methylomirabilota bacterium):
CGGAGTGGGACGTCATCGGGCGAATCAGCGAGATGCTGGGCGAGCCGGTCCAGGGCACGCGCGCCGAGCACTGGTTCCGGGCCCTGGCCGCCGCCGTTCCGGCCTTCGCCGGCCTAACCTACCAGAATCTCGGTGACGCGGGAAGGACGATTCGAGCGCGGGCTCTGCCCGCGCAATCCGTTCTGGGGGAGGTCTCGGAGGGGGCCGTCGCGCCCCCCGGGCGCGCCAGCGATGGCGCCCCCTCCGAATAATAAGCCGTGGCCGATTTCGGTATCGCCGTGGGCCGAGTGGCCTTCGTGATGCTGTTCGTCCTCAATGCCGGCGGCCTGCTCACCTGGGTGGAGCGCAAGCAATCGGCGATCATGCAGGACCGCATCGGAGCCAACCGGGCGGCCATCTTCGGCGTTCGGCTGATGGGGCTGTTCCATCCCCTGGCCGATGCCATCAAGATGCTCACCAAGGAGGAATTCCGGCCCGCCCGGGCGGACCGGCTGCTCTTCACCCTGGCCCCGTTCGTGTCGGTCTTCTTCGCCCTGGTGGCCTTCGCCTCCATCCCGTTCGGCGACACCCTGCGTGTCGCCGGCCGCGAGGTCCCTCTGCAGGCGGTCACGTTGAACGTAGGCATCCTGTATGTCTTCGCGATGCTTTCGCTCGGGGTCTACGGCGTCATGATGGCCGGCTGGGCCTCCGGCAACAACTACGCGTTGCTGGGCGGCCAGCGGGCGGCCGCCTTGATGATTTCTGCCGAGATCTCGATCGGGGCCTCCATCATGGGTGTGATCATGGTCTACGGCTCCCTGGACATGCAGGAGATCGTGCGCGGGCAGGGCCAGCTGATCGCCGGCGTGATCCCCAAGTGGGGTCTCGTGACGCAGCCGCTGGCCTTCCTGCTCTTCGTCACCGCCGGCATCGCGGCCACCCGGCGGATCCCGTTCGACACCCCGGAGAGCGAGTCCGAGATCATCGGCTACTTCATCGAGTACAGCGGCATGAAGTTCGGCATGTTCGCGATGGCCGACTTCCTCGAGACCGTCGTGATCGGGGGCATGACCACCGCGCTGTTCCTGGGCGGCTGGCAGGTGCCTTACTTACAATCCGACGGCTTTCATTTTCCCTGGGGGGCCGCGCTGGCCTTGCCCCACCTGGCCGTGGTGCTGCTGCAGGTGGGGGCGTTCGTGTTCAAAGTGGGCCTGATGATCTTCCTGCTCATGCTCGTCCGCTGGACGCTGCCCCGCTTCCGCTACGACCAGGCCATGCACCTGGGCTGGCTGGGCCTGTTCCCGCTCTCCATCCTCAACATCGTCGTCACCGGCCTGGTCCTGCTGGCATGGAGCTGAACCGAGATGAATAATCGGCCTAGCCGAGCGCAGCCACTCGTACCTCGAACAGCCCACCCACGGCCTGAACCGGCCACGCGGACCCCGCTCCAGTAATGCAATTACGCCAGCGCTTCTATGTGTTCGAGGTGCTCTCCGGACTGGCCCTCACCGCCCGCCACTTCTTCCGCAATCTGGGCGGCCACCTCGCGCGGGCCCTGGGCCGACGCCGCGCCCGTGGAGCCGTCACCATCCAGTACCCGGAGGAACGGCGTCCGTATGCTCCGCGGTTGCGGTCGCTGCACCGGCTCGTGCGCCGGGAGGATGGCTCCCCCCGGTGCGTAGCCTGCATGATGTGCGAGACGGTGTGCCCGGCCCACTGCATCTACATCGTGGCCGACGAACATCCCAATCCGGAGATCGAGAAGGTGCCTGCCCGCTTCGACATCGATCTGGGCAAATGCGTCTTTTGTGGGTACTGTGTGGAAGCGTGCCCGGAGGACGCGATCCGGATGGACACTGGCATCCTCGAATTCTCCTCCTACAGCCGGGCCGGCATGATCTACACGCAGGAAGTCTTGCTCGCGCTCGAGCCGGCCGGCCCCGATGGCCGGCCGACCTCGCCGGTGCCCATCCCGGCGGAGCGCCAGCCGTGATGGCCATGGTCGCCTTCCTGGTCATCGCGGTGATCGCGGTGGGGTCCGCGCTCGGCTTGCTCATCAAGCGCAACCCGATCCACGGCGCCCTGTTCCTCGTCGTCAACCTCGGCGCCATCGCCGCTCTCTACCTCATGATGGGATACGAGTTCCTGGCCTTCGCCCAGGTCATCGTCTATGCCGGGGCCATCATGGTGCTGTTCCTCTTCGCCATCTTCGTGCTCATCCCCGGCAAGGAGGAGACGGCGCCGGACCCGCGCCGGAGCTGGCGGGTGCTGGCCGTGCCCCTGGGGGTGGTCCTGCTGGTGGAGCTGGCCGTGGTCGTGGCCGCGCGCAGCACTGCGCCGGCGACGTCAGCGCCTCCGCCGAGCTTCCCGGCCAGCATGGCCATCCTGTTCACCGACTATCTGTTTCCGTTCGAGCTCACGTCGGTTCTGCTCCTGGCCGCGATGGTCGGCGTCCTGCTCCTGACGAGGCGGCGGGCATGATCCCCGACACCTACTATCTGGTGTTGTCGGCGGTGCTCTTCGCGCTCGGGGTCGTGGGCGTCGTCGTCCGCCGTAACCCGCTGGTGATCTTCATGTCGATCGAGCTGGCCCTGAACGCCGCCAACCTGGCGCTGGTGGCCTTCAGTCAGCGCTGGGGAAGCCCGGAGGGTCAGACCCTCGTGCTGTTCGTCATGGCGGTGGCCGCCGCCGAGGTGGCAGTGGG
Coding sequences:
- a CDS encoding complex I subunit 1 family protein, whose protein sequence is MADFGIAVGRVAFVMLFVLNAGGLLTWVERKQSAIMQDRIGANRAAIFGVRLMGLFHPLADAIKMLTKEEFRPARADRLLFTLAPFVSVFFALVAFASIPFGDTLRVAGREVPLQAVTLNVGILYVFAMLSLGVYGVMMAGWASGNNYALLGGQRAAALMISAEISIGASIMGVIMVYGSLDMQEIVRGQGQLIAGVIPKWGLVTQPLAFLLFVTAGIAATRRIPFDTPESESEIIGYFIEYSGMKFGMFAMADFLETVVIGGMTTALFLGGWQVPYLQSDGFHFPWGAALALPHLAVVLLQVGAFVFKVGLMIFLLMLVRWTLPRFRYDQAMHLGWLGLFPLSILNIVVTGLVLLAWS
- the nuoK gene encoding NADH-quinone oxidoreductase subunit NuoK, giving the protein MIPDTYYLVLSAVLFALGVVGVVVRRNPLVIFMSIELALNAANLALVAFSQRWGSPEGQTLVLFVMAVAAAEVAVGLAIIVAIFRVRQRLSIDDLSLMRW
- a CDS encoding NADH-quinone oxidoreductase subunit J; this translates as MAMVAFLVIAVIAVGSALGLLIKRNPIHGALFLVVNLGAIAALYLMMGYEFLAFAQVIVYAGAIMVLFLFAIFVLIPGKEETAPDPRRSWRVLAVPLGVVLLVELAVVVAARSTAPATSAPPPSFPASMAILFTDYLFPFELTSVLLLAAMVGVLLLTRRRA
- a CDS encoding NADH-quinone oxidoreductase subunit I; amino-acid sequence: MQLRQRFYVFEVLSGLALTARHFFRNLGGHLARALGRRRARGAVTIQYPEERRPYAPRLRSLHRLVRREDGSPRCVACMMCETVCPAHCIYIVADEHPNPEIEKVPARFDIDLGKCVFCGYCVEACPEDAIRMDTGILEFSSYSRAGMIYTQEVLLALEPAGPDGRPTSPVPIPAERQP